One region of Citrus sinensis cultivar Valencia sweet orange chromosome 6, DVS_A1.0, whole genome shotgun sequence genomic DNA includes:
- the LOC102627085 gene encoding 36.4 kDa proline-rich protein-like, protein MGKYQLTSFLIVLLNSGALLSSLACDCSKPTPPPPSSPNCPPPPHSLSPKPPPPPPKVKPTPPPPAVKPPPPPKVKTTPPPVVKPPPPPKVKPSTPPPPVVKPPPPPKEKPTPPPVVKSPPTPPNVRYPPPPKQQKTCPINALKLGACVDVLGGLIQIGLGDSAKEKCCPLLHGLVDLDAAICLCTAIRIKAPNLINLLVPISLQVLVNDCGKYPPAGFQCPPIN, encoded by the coding sequence ATGGGCAAATATCAATTAACTAGTTTCTTGATTGTCCTCCTGAACTCGGGTGCTTTGCTCTCTTCTTTAGCTTGTGACTGCTCCAAACCAACCCCTCCTCCTCCTTCTTCACCAAATTGTCCCCCACCGCCTCATTCGCTGAGCCCTAAGCCGCCGCCCCCCCCACCAAAAGTGAAACCAACTCCTCCTCCTCCAGCTGTAAAACCACCACCCCCACCAAAGGTGAAAACCACTCCTCCTCCAGTTGTaaaaccaccaccaccaccaaagGTGAAACCCAGTACTCCTCCTCCTCCAGTTGTGAAACCACCACCACCGCCaaaggaaaaaccaactcCTCCTCCAGTTGTAAAATCGCCACCAACACCACCAAACGTGAGATACCCACCGCcaccaaaacaacaaaaaacttGTCCCATTAATGCTCTCAAGCTTGGTGCATGCGTCGATGTTCTTGGTGGTTTAATTCAGATTGGTCTTGGCGACAGTGCTAAGGAGAAATGCTGCCCATTGCTTCATGGGCTAGTAGATTTGGATGCTGCAATATGTCTTTGCACTGCCATTAGAATTAAGGCTCCAAATCTCATCAATCTTCTCGTACCCATCTCCCTGCAAGTACTTGTCAACGACTGTGGCAAGTATCCGCCAGCAGGATTTCAGTGTCCgcccattaattaa
- the LOC127902967 gene encoding 36.4 kDa proline-rich protein-like, translating to MSKHQLTSFLIVLLNLGTLVSSLAYDYSYNPPPPLPSSSCPPLPQSPSPKPPPPPPPIVYPTPSPPVTKPPPPPKVKPTPPPPPVLKPPPPAPPKVKPPPPPPLVKPPPPPPKVKPPPPPPVVKSPPPPPPKVKPPPPSPVVKPPPPPNVGYPLLRTQQTCPINALKLGACVDVLGGLIHIGLGDGAKEKCCPLLYGLVDLDAAICLCTAIKIKALSLIDILVPISLQVLVSDCGKHPPAGFQCPIN from the coding sequence ATGAGCAAACATCAATTAACTAGTTTCTTGATTGTCCTCTTGAACTTGGGCACTCTGGTCTCTTCTCTAGCTTATGACTACTCATATaatcctcctcctcctcttccTTCATCAAGCTGTCCCCCATTGCCTCAGTCGCCGAGCCCTaagccgccgccgccgccaccACCAATTGTTTACCCAACTCCTAGTCCCCCAGTTACAAAACCACCACCCCCCCCAAAGGTGAAACCcactcctcctcctcctccagTTTTAAAACCACCACCGCCGGCGCCGCCAAAGGTGAaacctcctcctcctcctccgcTTGTAAaaccgccgccgccgccgccaaAGGTGAaacctcctcctcctcctccagTTGTAAAATCACCGCCGCCACCACCGCCAAAGGTGAAACCTCCTCCTCCCTCTCCAGTTGTaaaaccaccaccaccaccaaatGTGGGATACCCACTGCTACGAACACAACAAACTTGTCCAATTAATGCTCTCAAGCTTGGTGCATGCGTCGATGTTCTCGGTGGTTTAATTCACATTGGTCTTGGCGACGGTGCTAAGGAGAAATGCTGCCCATTGCTTTATGGACTAGTTGACTTGGATGCTGCAATATGTCTTTGCACTGCCATTAAAATTAAGGCTCTGAGTCTCATCGATATTCTCGTACCCATCTCTTTGCAAGTACTTGTCAGCGACTGTGGCAAACATCCGCCAGCCGGATTTCAGTGTCCTATCAATTAG